A window of Tachyglossus aculeatus isolate mTacAcu1 chromosome 21, mTacAcu1.pri, whole genome shotgun sequence genomic DNA:
CCTCCCCGTGAGCCCTGCCCCTCAGCCTTCAAAGcctccccccctccgcctccaCCCCCACTCTGGCCCTGGGTGGCTGCGTTGCGGGGCTCTTGGGTGGACGCCCCCAATCCCCAGCCCCTGGACTGGCCCGGGGCCTAGCGGTGAGTTCCCCCGGCCCAAGGGTCAGgggcctggggatgggaggggcagggggcgaccaggaccAGCCCCAGGCCGGGGACCCCCGCCAAGGATGGGTAGGGGGATCCTAGatgcccccaaccccttccccctcgGGACCCTGAGCCCTGAGGCCAACCGGCCGGGGCCAGGAGGATGGTCTGGGGGGCATCGAGGAAGCTGGGGGCCGGCTGTTATCGGTCCCTCCATCCCCAACTCTTCCCCGCCTCCCAGAGAGGGCAGTGATtcaccccaagtcccacagcaagcCGGACGGGAGaagaactcgtacttcccaagcacttggtacagtgctctgcacacggtaagtgctcaatgaatacgattgttttgttctctgtctcccccttctagactgtgagcccactgttgggcagggaccgtctctatatgttgccaacttgtacttcccaagtgcttagcacattgctctgcacacggtaagtgctcaataaatacgattgttttgttctctgtctcccccttctagactgtgagcccactgttgggcagggaccgtctctatatgttgccaacttggacttcccaagcgcttagtacagtgctctgcacacggtaagcgctcaataaatacgattgttttgttctctgtctcccccttctagactgtgagcccactgttgggcagggaccgtctccatatgttgccaacttgtacttcccaagcgcttagtacagtgctctgcgcacagtaagcgctcaataaatacgattgaatgaatgaatgaatgaatgaatgaattagccgtgtgactttgggctagtcactacaCTTTttcgtgcctcagtgacttcatctgagaagcagtctggctcagtggaaagagcccaggctttggagtcagacgtcacgggttcaaatgccggctccgccaattgtcaactgggtgactttgggcaagtcacttcattcattcattcattcaatcccccagcacctgtatatatgtttgtacgtatttattattctattttatttgtacatatttattctatttattttattttgtcaatatattttgttgtctgtctcccccttctagactgtgagcccactgttgggtagggactgtctctctatgttgccaacttggacttcccaagcgcttagtccagtgctctgcacagagtaagcgctcaataaatacgattgattgattgattgtgagcccactgttgggtagggactgtctctctatgttgccaacttggacttcccaagcgctcagtccagtgctcagcacacagtaagcgctcaataaatatgattgaatgaattaatgaggctCCAGGACTCAGGTGGCCTGCTTCCCAGCCATACTGGACTCCACGAAACtttgcccccccaccctccatcatCCTGCCCTCCCTTTCCTGGCCGCGCCACAGGAAGACCCGGTTTGGTGGGATTCCCcagggaggacaggggagggTCCCGGCCCCGACGCCCCCCGCCCAACCCAGTTGGCCTCCCCTCTGCAGCGGGCAGTAGCCATGCTGGCCTCTGTGTTGGTGACACTGGCCCTCCTGGAGGTGACCGTGGCCCTGAAGATCGGCGCATTCAACATCCAAAGCTTTGGGGACAGCAAAGTGGCCGATGAAGGGACCTGTCAGTCCATCGCCCAGGTgaggccgggccccgggggggggATGGCGGGGTGGTCCACCGAGTGCCCTCCTGGGCCAGTGCCCAGGCGAGGACCCCCTTGTTAGCTGGGAGTCCTAGAGACTGGAGGGTCCCGGAGAGGGCCCCAGGacgggagaaaagggaaaacccGAATCCCGGGGGGAAAAgtccttttagaccatgagcccactgttgggtagggactgtctctatatgttgccaacttgtacttcccaagcgcttagtccagtgctctgcacacagtaagcgctcaataaatacgattgattgattgattgattgattgattgattgaaaggggacggggagggggcgtTGGGCCGGGAGAGGAGGTGGTTATGGCCCCCGGCCCCTAGGCGCGGATTTGGACGCCTGCAGCAGGGGAGGCGTCTGTCGAAGTAAAACATCAGGCCCGCGAGGTGGGCGCTCAGAACATAGCGTCGCTACTACACGGACCAGACTGCCtctctttcccccgcccccaccccaaaaccaaTTTCCGTCCGATTACGCCGGTGGCCTGTGGCGAGGCGGGGagccggatcaatcaatcaatcaatcaatcgtatttattgagcgcttactgtgtgcagagcactggagtaagcgcaagttggcaacatagagagacagtccctacccaacagtgggctcacagtctaaaagggggagacagagaacaaaaccaaacatattcacaaaataaatagaatggatatgtacaagtaaaataaatagagtaataaatatgtacaaacatatatacaggtgctgtggggaagggaaggaggtaagatgggatggagagggcgggggctggggaggggaagggccctGGTCCCGCCCTGTGCCCACCTGCCGCTGCCCCTGCAGATCGTGGCCCGGTTCGACATTACCCTGGTGCAAGAAGTCCGGGACTCGGACCTGAGCGCCATCACCACCCTGATGGACGAGATCGGCAGGtaccgggggtccggggggccgGGGCTTGGGTTCCCGGGACCCCCGAGCCGgtcctgggggcagggggggagtcCCAGAGTCTTCCTGGTCCCGGGCAGGCCTGGGGCTCAGGACGCCCGGgtcccccgtcctccctcccccgggcttgagggtcaatcaatcaatcaatcaatcgtatttattgggcgcttactgtgtgcagagcactgtactaagcgcctgggaagtccaagtcggcaacacatagagacagtccctacccaacagcgggctcacagtctagaagagggagacagagaaccaaacatactaacaaaataaaatagagtagatatgtacaagtaaaataaatagagtaataaatatgtacaaacatatatccatatatacaggtgctgtggggaagggaaggaggtaagatgggggggatggagggggggacgagggggagaggaaggaaggggctcagtctggaaaggcctcctggaggaggtgagctctcagtagggccttgaagggaggaagagagatggaggcGACGATAGGAGCCGGCGGGGTGAGGCCGGACAGGGAGCTCCTCCCGTGGGAAGGGGCGAggcggggggtcccggggggtcgcccctggggagagggctgcgccccctggccccctccactCACGGCCCCCCATCCCCAGGGGGTCCGAACACACCTACGACTTCCTGACCAGTTATCCTCTAGGACGGGACAACTACAAAGAGATGTATCTCTTCATTTACAGGTACCGATtctgcccccgcccctcctcccacttcaggaccccattctccccctcccctccaccaaggccccattccctctcccccttttttctaCCCCCAGGTCCCCTTCGCCCCCCAGGACCCCTTTCCTCCTGCGCTTCCCCCTGGGAGAAAACGtgtcctagcagaaagagcacgggactgggatcaggggccctgggttcttattctggcccTGCTACTTGCCGGCTCATGAACGTCGGGGAAATCATTTACCTTTTCCccacttcggttacctcatccataaaacaggaataaaaatacctgttcttcccctcaGACCTAGAGTCCCACAAGGAACAGAGATTGCGTCCTATCTGCTTACACAATATCTTCCCCTGCATCTTCTATCTCACCTGGCACGTAGGTAGGGCTTAACGAACACCgcccttgttgttgttgttgttgttattaattatcaggacagaggctgtgtcagtGGTGGACAGCTACTGCTACCCAGACCCCGACGACGTGTTCAGCCGCGAGCCTTTTGTCGTCAAGTTCTCCTCACCGCACACAAGTGAGTGGGGGCCGAGGTCAGCCCGGGCGGGAGGAAatttgggggggtggagagaggaagggggaggccgTGGGCCAGCAAACATCCCTTGGCCAGCAGCCCAGCGTGGGCCGGGACCCCCCACGACCCGACCCACCCTGTAGCTTCAGTGCAGCCCCACACCTTCTGGGCCGACATTGGGCCCAGTCCACTCCGCCTGACCTAGGGGCCACGGCCTGCCCTGGCCCGGATCAGGGGTGCATCCTGCCTACGGGGTGGTGAGGGGCGTCTGACGGCTGCTCCCCCATCACAGGGATCCTCGGCGGTGCTCTGGGGGCCCTCGGGGACGGCGGCTAGGGGTGGGCGAGGGCAAACCTCTGGTTTCTCCCGGCCCCCTcagcccccatcctctcccccccattcccGCGGCAGAGGTGAAAGAGTTCGTACTGGTGCCCCTGCACGCAGCCCCGCACAACGCGGTCGCCGAGATCGACGCCCTCTACGATGTCTACCTGGGCGTCATCGACCGCTGGGGAACCGACGTGAGTCCGGCCGGGCCCAGGGCGGAGGGGACGAGTCGTCGGGCCGCTGAGCTGGGGaagcagctgggggtgggggcccgACCTGCGGAGAGGCTCTGGGAGGCATCCGCTTGCTGGCCCTCACCAACCGGCCTGAGCGGCCAAGCGGGGGCTCCGACCTTCTGACGCCCTTCGAGTCTCCACGGGCTCCCGGTTGGCCTGGCCCGGACCCGCTCCCATCTCCAGCCGCGTCCCTGCCTTCCCCTAGTCCCCAACTGCCCCCCAGCCCGACCGCTCCCTCCGCCGGGACATCCCGTTCTATAACTACGCCTGGCTCGGGCCTGCTCCCGTCTCCCGCCgtgtccctgccccccccccccgtcccccggcccTTCCCCAGCCCGGCCGTTCCCTCCGCCAGGACATCCTGTTCCTGGGAGACTTCAACGCCGACTGTAGCTACGTCCGGCAGCACGACTGGCCCAACGTCCGCCTGCGGACCAGCGCCGTGTTCCACTGGCTCATCCCCGACGGCACCGACACCACCGTGGGCAACTCCGACTGCACCTACGACAGGTGAGAGGTGAGGggccgcgccccccgcccccacgggGATGGGACAGCTAGTCTGCTATCACAggctgccatcaaggagcttaccgtctactttgtgcagaacactgcattgagctcttggagaggacaacagacacgatccctgccctcaaggagctaccaGTCTAGTGATGAGGACAGACTAAAATCAATCTCAGACCcggggggaagaagaaaaggaaatgagtgcCCGCTGAAGTAATAGGGTGTGTAGAGAAGTGTGTGGTTGATTCAAAAGGCCTGGGAGGTCATTGCGGTGATcaggtgggggagatgagagaataaatagtcaaggaaggcctcccggTGCAGGTGGAATTGCAGAaaaactttgaagagggggagagtggtggtctgacagaagtgaggggggagggagctccaggaaggAGACAGGGAATGAGCGTAAAGCCTACAGCAAGGgtgatgagagtgaggtacagtgtgtTAGTTGgcttaggaggaagaagagtgtgagctggggtgcagtgggaaagaggggagagagctgtctTGATGCCATTGGTCAAGTGTCTCTGCTCGATGCGGAAGGAAATGGGAACAATTAGAGGTATCGGGGGCATTTTGGATTCGGACGCTTAATgttcttttggaaaaatgatccgtgtaGCAGAGTGGAATatagaggccggaggcagggaggaggctgatgcagtagttgagtcagGATGTGACCAGGGCCGGGTCCAGATAGGGCAGTCTCGTCTGCGAGGTAGAAGCTGATCTGGGCGATGATGCGGGGTAAAAgccgacaggatttggcaactcGACCGAATACGTGGGTTGGAGAGATTGTGGGCttgtttgatagggaggttggtggtgctaTCAGCATatatagggaataataataatgataataataatggttttgctaagcgcttactacgtgtctaagcgctggggtagatacaagctaatagggtcggacacagtccctgtcccacacggggcccacggttttcatccccattgtacagatgaggtaacaggcccagagaagtgaagtgacttgcccaacgtcacacggcagacaaatgccggagctgggattagaacccaggtccttctggctcccaggcccaggctttagccactaggccacatagcttctctggggaagttaggtggagggatgggtttgggtgggaagataagtggaTCAGTTTGAGGactatacaatcaatcgtatttattgagcgcttactgtgtgcagagcactgtactaagcgcctatacaggcatctgtgtagagatatcctggaggcaggaagaaatgtgagattccagagaaggggagaagtcagggctggagaagtagatttgaaaGTCACCTggggaaagatggggattaaagctttgggagtgaatcaatcaattaatctaattctggctcctccatttccctgctgtgtgaccttgggtgagccactcaatttctctgtgcctcagcttcctcccctgtaaaatggttattcagtacctattttccttttcctttaggctgtgagccccacatgggacagggactgggtccaaccttattatcttataacttatatcttctagactgtgagcccgctgttgggtagggaccgtctctatatgttgccaacttgtactccccaagcgcttagtacactgttctgcacacagtgagcgttcaataaatacgattgaatgaatgaatcaattaaaggtatttattgagcacttactaggtgcagagcactgtactaagcgcttgggagagtacaatacaacagacttagccggcatgttccttgcccacaacgagcttatagtattGAGGGGAGGtggtcattaatatgaataaaaaaatgTGTAATGTCTGATTTAGAAActggtacataagtgccgtggagttAGAGGTGGGGTGAACGTCGTATgtacagaggtcacagatccgagtgcataggcgacgcaggagggagagcgagccggggaaaagagggtttaattggggaaggcctcttggaggagatgtaaccttaataatgctttgaaggtaaagAGAGCAGCGGTCTGGTATATACGGAGAGGGAAGGAGTGCCAGGGTagagggaggatgaagagagaagagatgcagtcacagtgagtaaactgaggctagaggggtggagtgtgtgggct
This region includes:
- the DNASE1L2 gene encoding deoxyribonuclease-1-like 2, coding for MQKAPSPSGATEWDWLLLVVVVAVVDLPSPRQQPRLLWAAHGLSAATPRSSSRRLILGRFVTLGAAETLNPGNPVAHLPPAQLGSGPGWGLSSGRPGGSLKPGLLVTLRGRDHANTSPAARGGSPRGEATICCVDVKGQGVHDQSGHNIARLFPLSGEQPGHAKATEKPMATGGRTGEGPGPDAPRPTQLASPLQRAVAMLASVLVTLALLEVTVALKIGAFNIQSFGDSKVADEGTCQSIAQIVARFDITLVQEVRDSDLSAITTLMDEIGRGSEHTYDFLTSYPLGRDNYKEMYLFIYRTEAVSVVDSYCYPDPDDVFSREPFVVKFSSPHTKVKEFVLVPLHAAPHNAVAEIDALYDVYLGVIDRWGTDDILFLGDFNADCSYVRQHDWPNVRLRTSAVFHWLIPDGTDTTVGNSDCTYDRIVVCGSNLRKCVDPGSAGIYNFQKALNLDQEQALAISDHFPVEVTLKTR